CGGCGGCATCGGGGCGAACCACGAGATGGTGCGCCGGAACTGGCCGTCCCACATGGGCACGCCGCCCGAGCACATGCTGTCCGGCGTGCCCGACCACGTGGACGGGGAGATGCTCCGGGTGGTCGACGCCGCCGGCGGGGAGATCGTCAACGAGGACCGCATGTGGCACTACCCGGAGGGCATCGCCAACTACGCGCCGGTGTGGAACCGGCACGGCATCCGCATCCTGCCCGGCCCGTCGTCGCTGTGGCTCGACGCCACCGGCTCGCGCCTGCCGGTCCCCCTCTTCCCGGGCTTCGACGCGCTCGGCGCGCTGGAGCACATCGTGAAGACGGGGCACGGCTACTCGTGGTTCGTGCTCAACAAGCGGATCATCGGCAAGGAGTTCGCGCTGTCCGGGTCGGAGCAGAACCCCGACCTGACCGGCAAGGACGTCCGGGCCGTGCTGAAGCGCGCGCTGCCCGGCGCCGTGGCCCCGGTCGAGGAGTTCGCGAAGCGCTCGGACGAGTTCGTCTTCGGCCGCACCGCCGCCGAACTGGCCGCCGGCATGAACGCCTTGACCGGCACCTCCCTCATCGACGCCGACGCCCTGCACCGCACGATCGTGGAACGCGACCGCCAGGTCATCTCGGGCCTCGGCAAGGACGCGCAGATCAACGCGATGCGCGAGGCCCGGAAGTTCCTGACCGACAAGCTCATCCGCGTGGTCGAGCCGCACCCCCTCCTCGACCCGAAGGCCGGCCCGCTGATCGCCGTGCGCCTGTCCGTGCTGACCCGCAAGACCCTGGGCGGCCTGCACACAGACCTGTCGGGCCGCGTCCTGCGTTCCGACGGCACCCCGCTCCCCGGCGTCTACGCCGCCGGCGAGGCGTCCGGCTTCGGCGGTGGGGGCGTCCACGGCTACCGGGCCCTGGAAGGCACCTTCCTCGGCGGCTGCCTCTTCTCCGGCCGCACCGCCGGCCGCGCGGCGGCCCAGGCCACCACCTGACCCACCCGCGAGTCGTAAGCCCACCCCCCGCGAGTCGTAACTTCGCGCCCCGCGAGTCGTAACTTCGCGCCCCGCGAGTCGTAACTTCGCGCCCCGCGAGTCGTAACTTCAGACCGGGCGAGTCGTAGGTTCACGAGCCTTGGGCTACATGCCGAGCCCGAATGCAGAACTCAGAGGTCCTGAACGTACGACTCGCCGGACCTCGGGTTACGACTCGCCGGACCTGAACTTACGACTCGCCCGGGCTGGGATTACGACTCGCGGGTCAGGGGTAGGTGAGGAGGTCCAGTTTGCGAGCCACGTCGTCGGCGTCCGCCAGGCGCAGGTCGCGGTACAGGCGGAGGGCGGCCAGCCAGTGGGGGCGGGCGGCGTCCTGGCCCTCCGACTGCTCCAGCACGTCGCCTATCGCGCGGTGGCAGAGGGCTTCCTGGTAGCGGTCGCCCAGGCGGGCCGCGAGGGCCAGGCCGGCCCGGTAGGACTCCAGGGCCTCGTCGGCGCGGCCCAGTTGCTGGGAGGCCGCACCCACGGTGTGCAGGGTCGCGGTGTGCGCCTTGGACGGGGCCGCGGGGAAGAGGCCCAGGGCCTCGGTCGCGTGCCTGAGGGCCTCTTCCGGCTGGTGCTTGCGCAGCAGCACGTTCGCCAGGTTGTTCTGCACGCTGGCCTGCGAGCGCTTGTCGCCCACCTCCCGCGCGACCTCCAAAGCGTCCAGGATCACGGCCTGCGCCCGGTCCAGCTGGTCGTCGGCCATGAGGCAGTACCCGAGGTTCGCCAGCGCCGCCAGCTCCAGGTCGCGGTCACCGCCCGCCAACGACGCGGCACGGGTGCACGCCTCGATCGCCTCGTCGATCCGCCCCAGGTCGGCCAACGTCGACCCCAACCGCAGCAGGAACGTCGCCTCGGCGTGCCCGTCGCCCAACGACCGCGCCGCGGCCAGCCCGATCCGGCACAGGGCCAGCCGGTCCAACCGGTTGCCGCGCCGGAAGTGGAACGCGTCCAGGCACAGCGCCAGCTGCCACGTCCGCTCCCGCTGGCCGGAGTTCAGCGCCATGTCCAGCGCCAACCCCAGGTTCGCCTCCTCCAGCGTGAACCAGTCCAGCGCGGCGGCGTGCGACGGCAGCTCCGGGAACGACGCGGGCCGGTGCTCGGGCGGCCCGAACGGTCGCACGTGGTCGGACAGGTGGGCCCGCGCCGAGTCGGCCACGTGCAGGTAGTAGTCGAGCAGCCGCGCGGTGGCGACCCGGTTGTCCACGTCGGACTCGGTGGCCGCGAGGTGGTGCGTGAACAGCCGCACGAGGTCGTGCCGCGAGTACCGGTCGGGCGTCGACTCGTGCAGCAGGTTCGCGTACGCGAGGGTGCGCAGGTGGGTGCGGGCGCTCACCACGTTGATGTCGAGCAGCGCCGCCGCCGCGTAGCTGTCCAGGTCGGTGCCGGGGTGCAGCCCCAACCGCCGGAACAGCCTGGCCGCGCCCTCGGGCAGCTCCCGGTAGCTCACCGCCAGCGCCGCGTGCACGCCGCGCCCCGCCTCGGGCAGCGACAGCGCGGACAGCCTGCCCTGCTCGTCGCGCAGCTCGTCGACCAGCGACTGGATCGTCCACCGGGGACGGGACGCCAGCCGCGCGCCCGCGATCCGCAGCGCCAGCGGCAGCCGATCGCACAGCTCGCACAGCTCGGCGACGGCCTCCGGTTCCTGCTCGATGCGCGGCCGCCCGAGCAGCGCGGCCAGCAGGTGCTCGGCGCTCTCCTCGGGCAGCGTCGGCACGTGCAGCGACGTCGCGCCCTCGGTGACCACGAGGTCGTCGAGCCGGTGCCGCGACGTGACCAGCACCAGGCACCGCGCCGAACCCGGCAGCAGCGGCCGGACCTGCTCCGCCGACCGGGCGTTGTCGAGCAGCACGAGCACCCGCCGCCCGGCGAGCAGCGACCGGTACTGGGCGGCCTGGTCCTCCAGGTCGACGGCGATCTGCGAGTCGGTCAGCCCGAGCGCGCGCAGGAAGCCGACCAGCGCGACCCGCGGGTCCAGCGGCTCGGTCTCGTC
This region of Saccharothrix longispora genomic DNA includes:
- a CDS encoding AfsR/SARP family transcriptional regulator; amino-acid sequence: MRVNLLGPVELVSAGGEAVRLGAAKRRTVLAALALELNRVVSGDRLLDLVWDGSPPPQAKAALQGHIAQLRKVLADGVSLVTRAPGYVLTGTRGDVDAFRFEDLVASARDADDERAVAALREALDLWRGPVLADVPGDQLREAVSARLEELRLVAVQDLATRLFRLDRAGEVVSGLRDAVDANPLREALVSRLVLALHWTGRQAEALELFHRTRERLAEELGVDPGPELREAYQTVLAGDTAPKPPVVERAPAQLPREHRGFVGRELELSDLGESLMGQDSAIGLLVGPAGVGKTALALRWAHRVAGDFPDGQLFVNLRGFDETEPLDPRVALVGFLRALGLTDSQIAVDLEDQAAQYRSLLAGRRVLVLLDNARSAEQVRPLLPGSARCLVLVTSRHRLDDLVVTEGATSLHVPTLPEESAEHLLAALLGRPRIEQEPEAVAELCELCDRLPLALRIAGARLASRPRWTIQSLVDELRDEQGRLSALSLPEAGRGVHAALAVSYRELPEGAARLFRRLGLHPGTDLDSYAAAALLDINVVSARTHLRTLAYANLLHESTPDRYSRHDLVRLFTHHLAATESDVDNRVATARLLDYYLHVADSARAHLSDHVRPFGPPEHRPASFPELPSHAAALDWFTLEEANLGLALDMALNSGQRERTWQLALCLDAFHFRRGNRLDRLALCRIGLAAARSLGDGHAEATFLLRLGSTLADLGRIDEAIEACTRAASLAGGDRDLELAALANLGYCLMADDQLDRAQAVILDALEVAREVGDKRSQASVQNNLANVLLRKHQPEEALRHATEALGLFPAAPSKAHTATLHTVGAASQQLGRADEALESYRAGLALAARLGDRYQEALCHRAIGDVLEQSEGQDAARPHWLAALRLYRDLRLADADDVARKLDLLTYP
- a CDS encoding FAD-binding dehydrogenase, yielding MPHDADVIVVGAGLAGLVATAELVDAGRKVILLDQEPEASLGGQAFWSFGGLFLVGSPEQRRLRVRDSADLALQDWMGSAAFDRPEDHWPRKWAEAYVHFAAGEKRSWLHAMGVRWFPLVQWAERGGYLAGGHGNSVPRFHVTWGTGPGIVAPFERRVREGVARGLVELRFRHRVTGLSVTGGVVDGVTGEVLEPSAVGRGEPSSRTVVSDFALTAQAVVVTSGGIGANHEMVRRNWPSHMGTPPEHMLSGVPDHVDGEMLRVVDAAGGEIVNEDRMWHYPEGIANYAPVWNRHGIRILPGPSSLWLDATGSRLPVPLFPGFDALGALEHIVKTGHGYSWFVLNKRIIGKEFALSGSEQNPDLTGKDVRAVLKRALPGAVAPVEEFAKRSDEFVFGRTAAELAAGMNALTGTSLIDADALHRTIVERDRQVISGLGKDAQINAMREARKFLTDKLIRVVEPHPLLDPKAGPLIAVRLSVLTRKTLGGLHTDLSGRVLRSDGTPLPGVYAAGEASGFGGGGVHGYRALEGTFLGGCLFSGRTAGRAAAQATT